The following proteins are co-located in the Brachybacterium sacelli genome:
- a CDS encoding DedA family protein encodes MDVTEWAIALMELLGGPGTLLVIAAEALFPPVPGEILLPFAGVSAAENGQHVLVPILWTTAGSVLGGLGVYTVGRALGLHRTRALIRRIPLLEQEDVDAALGFFARYGFPAVAIARFVPMVRTFISIPAGIERMPVGLFALATGLGSGIWNAVFVIAGYWFGLSGGELLEGFVRIYSLLVAALGVLAAIGFVTRRLRARRSRAATGDR; translated from the coding sequence GTGGACGTCACCGAGTGGGCCATTGCGCTGATGGAGCTCCTCGGCGGTCCCGGCACTCTGCTGGTGATCGCCGCCGAAGCACTCTTCCCGCCGGTCCCCGGGGAAATCCTGCTGCCCTTCGCGGGAGTCTCCGCGGCGGAGAACGGGCAGCATGTGCTGGTCCCGATCCTGTGGACCACGGCCGGGTCCGTGCTCGGCGGGCTCGGGGTGTACACCGTCGGCCGCGCTCTCGGGCTCCACCGCACTCGCGCGCTCATCCGCCGGATCCCGCTGCTGGAGCAGGAGGACGTCGACGCGGCGCTGGGATTCTTCGCGCGCTACGGGTTCCCGGCGGTCGCGATCGCCCGCTTCGTCCCCATGGTGCGCACCTTCATCTCGATCCCAGCCGGCATCGAGAGGATGCCCGTAGGCCTGTTCGCCCTGGCCACGGGGCTGGGCTCGGGGATCTGGAATGCGGTGTTCGTGATCGCCGGCTACTGGTTCGGGCTCTCCGGCGGGGAGCTGCTCGAGGGCTTCGTGCGGATCTACTCCCTGCTGGTCGCGGCTCTGGGGGTCCTCGCCGCGATCGGGTTCGTGACCCGGCGCCTGCGCGCTCGACGGTCGCGCGCGGCGACGGGCGACCGGTGA
- a CDS encoding NAD-dependent protein deacetylase: protein MSSEVQPGSEPARADVAADVGRWFSTATTAPLDGPGPTRGGPRMTAWGPMLGAEYGRRSPQDEVADALELLAGRRVAVLTGAGMSTGSGLPDYRGRDAVPRSPMTYQEFMGHDLARRRYWARSTVGWEQFHRARPGRAHRLLAALGESTFSTTAVITQNVDGLHQAAGSAPVIDLHGRLDRVRCQRCDALSSRAALHSRMLAMNPELAARLPDLAADAAQAPDGDAEVDRTSSFRYPPCPLCGGILKPDVVFFGESARREVVASAYAAVEGAEVLLVLGSSLTVQSGLRFVRAAGRRRTPVVILNDGPTRADPDATLRLHGRLEDVLAAWVPAEN from the coding sequence ATGAGCAGCGAGGTGCAGCCTGGCTCGGAACCGGCACGCGCAGACGTGGCGGCCGACGTCGGCCGCTGGTTCTCCACGGCCACCACGGCACCGCTGGACGGACCGGGCCCGACCCGCGGCGGCCCGCGGATGACGGCCTGGGGCCCGATGCTCGGTGCCGAGTACGGGCGCCGCAGTCCGCAGGACGAGGTCGCCGACGCCCTCGAGCTGCTGGCCGGTCGCCGGGTGGCGGTCCTGACCGGTGCGGGCATGTCCACGGGGTCGGGCCTGCCGGACTACCGCGGGCGCGACGCCGTGCCCCGCTCCCCCATGACCTACCAGGAGTTCATGGGCCATGACCTGGCCCGGCGCCGCTATTGGGCGCGCTCCACCGTCGGCTGGGAGCAGTTCCACCGGGCCCGTCCCGGCCGCGCCCACCGCCTGCTGGCGGCCCTCGGCGAGTCCACCTTCTCCACCACCGCGGTGATCACCCAGAACGTCGACGGGCTGCACCAGGCCGCCGGGTCCGCACCGGTGATCGACCTGCACGGCCGTCTCGACCGGGTGCGCTGCCAGCGCTGCGACGCCCTCTCCTCCCGCGCCGCCCTGCATTCCCGGATGCTCGCCATGAACCCCGAGCTCGCCGCCCGGTTGCCGGATCTCGCCGCCGACGCCGCCCAAGCACCCGACGGGGACGCCGAGGTGGACCGCACCAGCTCCTTCCGGTATCCGCCGTGCCCGCTGTGCGGGGGGATCCTCAAGCCCGACGTGGTGTTCTTCGGGGAGTCCGCCCGGCGCGAGGTCGTGGCCAGCGCCTACGCCGCCGTCGAGGGCGCGGAGGTGCTGCTGGTGCTCGGCTCGAGCCTGACCGTGCAGTCCGGGCTGCGGTTCGTGCGGGCAGCGGGACGGCGGCGCACACCGGTGGTGATCCTCAACGACGGGCCCACCCGCGCCGACCCCGACGCCACGCTGCGCCTGCACGGGCGCCTCGAGGACGTGCTGGCGGCGTGGGTGCCCGCGGAGAACTGA
- a CDS encoding ThiF family adenylyltransferase, with protein sequence MTLPPLVDPGPELTPAQIDRYRRQITLAAIGTLGQRRLGAARVLVVGAGGLGTPALQYLAGAGIGTLGIVDDDVVDLSNLHRQVIHGTDVLGAPKVDSAAAAVRHLNPEVMVETHRVRLTAENVVDLVRGYDLVLDGADNFTTRYLVADASEITGVPVVWGAILRHHGQVSVFWPGRGAHYRDVFPEPPAPGEAPSCAEAGVLGTLPGVLGTIMASQVIQVVTGTGEPLVGTLALWDEATSSTRSLRIERDPERAPATKVEVPAAADPSGRVGGPTADETVDVPALRHLLPTGVTLIDVREPWETAAGTIDGALTIPLGEVLARGAEVLPGGVGGGEVVLYCQGGVRSAQALEHLRPAWSGREGHLRHLAGGYAAWVTAPPEG encoded by the coding sequence GTGACCCTCCCCCCGCTGGTCGATCCCGGCCCCGAGCTGACGCCCGCCCAGATCGACCGCTACCGCCGCCAGATCACTCTCGCCGCGATCGGCACGCTCGGCCAGCGACGGCTCGGCGCCGCCCGCGTGCTCGTCGTCGGCGCCGGAGGATTGGGCACCCCCGCGCTGCAGTACCTCGCGGGGGCCGGCATCGGCACCCTCGGCATCGTCGACGACGACGTCGTGGACCTCTCGAACCTGCACCGCCAGGTCATCCACGGCACCGACGTGCTGGGGGCGCCGAAGGTCGACTCCGCTGCCGCCGCTGTGCGCCACCTGAACCCCGAGGTCATGGTCGAAACCCACCGCGTGCGACTGACCGCCGAGAACGTCGTCGACCTCGTGCGCGGCTACGACCTGGTGCTCGACGGGGCGGACAATTTCACGACCCGCTACCTCGTGGCCGACGCCAGCGAGATCACCGGCGTGCCCGTCGTGTGGGGCGCCATCCTGCGCCACCACGGCCAGGTCAGCGTGTTCTGGCCGGGTCGCGGCGCCCACTACCGCGACGTGTTCCCCGAGCCCCCGGCTCCGGGCGAGGCGCCGTCCTGCGCCGAGGCCGGCGTGCTGGGGACCCTGCCCGGTGTGCTCGGCACGATCATGGCCTCCCAGGTGATCCAGGTGGTCACCGGCACCGGTGAACCCCTCGTCGGCACCCTCGCGCTGTGGGACGAGGCCACCAGCTCGACCCGTTCGCTGCGGATCGAACGCGACCCCGAGCGGGCGCCGGCGACGAAGGTCGAGGTGCCGGCCGCCGCGGATCCCTCCGGTCGCGTGGGCGGACCGACGGCCGACGAGACCGTGGACGTGCCCGCCCTGCGTCACCTGCTGCCCACGGGCGTCACGCTGATCGACGTGCGCGAGCCATGGGAGACCGCGGCCGGCACCATCGACGGCGCGCTGACCATCCCGCTCGGCGAGGTCCTCGCCCGCGGCGCCGAGGTGCTGCCCGGCGGGGTCGGCGGCGGCGAGGTGGTCCTGTACTGCCAGGGCGGAGTGCGCTCTGCGCAGGCGCTGGAGCATCTGCGCCCGGCGTGGAGCGGTCGCGAGGGCCACCTGCGCCATCTCGCCGGCGGCTACGCCGCGTGGGTCACGGCCCCGCCGGAGGGGTGA
- a CDS encoding LamB/YcsF family protein, translating to MTTAAPVLDLNADLGEGFGDWSMGDDAAMLEMVTTANVACGGHAGDGGTMRAAAREAAARDVALTAHVAYPDLSGFGRRFLDIAPADLTDLVIVQVGGLQAMAAAEGTTVRGVKPHGALYNALARHEGQAGAVVRALRELGGQLSLVAAPGAVVVDRAREAGIDVVLEGFADRAYLPDGTLTPRTRPGAVLTDPEAVTAQALSIATEQRVRATDGTWVDLPARTLCLHGDTPGAVDLARAVRSGLQAAGVRLEAAL from the coding sequence ATGACCACCGCTGCTCCCGTCCTCGATCTCAATGCCGACCTCGGGGAGGGCTTCGGCGACTGGTCGATGGGCGACGATGCGGCGATGCTCGAGATGGTGACCACCGCGAACGTCGCCTGCGGGGGTCACGCCGGGGACGGTGGCACGATGCGGGCCGCGGCCCGGGAAGCCGCCGCCCGGGACGTCGCGCTCACTGCGCACGTCGCGTATCCGGACCTGAGCGGATTCGGACGGCGCTTCCTCGACATCGCGCCCGCCGACCTCACCGACCTGGTGATCGTGCAGGTCGGGGGGCTGCAGGCGATGGCCGCCGCGGAGGGCACGACGGTGCGCGGCGTCAAGCCGCACGGCGCCCTCTACAACGCCCTGGCCCGTCACGAGGGGCAGGCCGGCGCGGTGGTGCGGGCCCTGCGCGAGCTCGGCGGGCAGCTGTCTCTGGTCGCTGCGCCGGGCGCCGTCGTCGTCGACCGGGCGCGCGAGGCCGGGATCGACGTCGTGCTCGAAGGATTCGCCGATCGCGCCTACCTCCCCGACGGCACCCTCACCCCGCGCACCCGTCCCGGCGCCGTGCTCACCGACCCCGAGGCAGTGACCGCCCAGGCGCTCTCGATCGCGACCGAGCAGCGGGTGCGCGCGACCGACGGGACCTGGGTGGATCTGCCGGCCCGGACGCTGTGCCTGCACGGGGACACTCCGGGAGCGGTCGACCTCGCCCGTGCCGTCCGCTCCGGCCTGCAGGCGGCAGGCGTGCGGCTGGAGGCGGCGCTGTGA
- a CDS encoding carboxyltransferase domain-containing protein, translating into MTGAPEPENQLPPPLRIHRAGESALVAEYPDTSSVLAAATAVRALALPHLVDLVPAERTLLLAGNAPRDLAELADLLRNLPVTAAEPAGAGEETLAVTYDGEDLTEAAELLGLSTDALITAHTGALWTVAFGGFAPGFPYLVAEGDEAAPEAPPWDVPRRAEPRTAVPAGAVGLASRYCGIYPRSSPGGWQLIGRTEAELFDVTHTPPALLGPGTRVRFTAQRPSARLSSSSSALARARREAGAVSERLARRRRQAAVSTARTTAALEVLSPGPLLLLQDGGRPGHGAIGVSPSGAADRGALVRADLAVGNPTHAAALEALVGPLRLRALAPTVVAVSGAEAPLTVQRSDPETAEIAVPAGHGREVPLALDPGDELELGPAVRGLRLVLAVRGGIRGVRRSPRDDGTETPGGSPEAEGSSDAPVLGSLSRDTLSGLGPAPLRAGDVLLVGEEHGLDAVPATYAPVHDDPPEEDEGDASAPAPLEIPVHAGPRDQLLGRAAMEALLGADWTVRSDSDRVGVRLDGPALPVPEGAGALPSEAMVPGAIQVPPSGLPVVFGSDHPTTGGYPVIGVVAHPSLDLLAQAAPGSTVRFDLVDGSSD; encoded by the coding sequence GTGACCGGCGCTCCCGAGCCCGAGAATCAGCTGCCGCCGCCGCTGCGGATCCATCGCGCCGGGGAGTCCGCCCTGGTGGCGGAGTACCCCGACACCTCCTCCGTGCTCGCCGCCGCGACAGCGGTCCGCGCGCTGGCCCTCCCCCACCTGGTCGACCTGGTCCCTGCCGAGCGCACCCTGCTGCTGGCCGGCAACGCTCCCCGCGACCTCGCCGAGCTCGCCGACCTGCTGCGGAACCTGCCCGTGACCGCTGCGGAACCGGCCGGCGCAGGTGAGGAGACCCTCGCGGTGACCTACGACGGCGAGGACCTCACCGAGGCGGCCGAGCTGCTCGGACTGAGCACGGACGCCCTGATCACGGCCCACACCGGTGCCCTCTGGACCGTGGCCTTCGGGGGTTTCGCCCCGGGCTTCCCCTATCTCGTCGCCGAGGGCGATGAGGCGGCTCCGGAGGCTCCTCCGTGGGACGTGCCACGCCGCGCCGAACCGCGCACCGCGGTCCCGGCCGGCGCCGTCGGCCTCGCCTCCCGCTACTGCGGCATCTACCCGCGCTCCTCCCCGGGCGGCTGGCAGCTGATCGGCCGCACCGAGGCAGAGCTGTTCGACGTCACCCACACCCCGCCGGCGCTGCTGGGGCCAGGCACCCGCGTGCGCTTCACGGCCCAGCGGCCCTCCGCCCGGCTCTCCAGCAGCTCCAGTGCCCTGGCCCGGGCGCGACGCGAGGCCGGCGCCGTCTCCGAACGCCTCGCCCGGCGCCGGCGGCAGGCCGCCGTCTCCACCGCCCGCACCACGGCTGCGCTCGAGGTCCTCTCCCCCGGGCCGCTCCTCCTGCTGCAGGACGGCGGGCGACCCGGCCACGGCGCGATCGGCGTGAGCCCGTCGGGCGCCGCCGACCGCGGAGCCCTGGTGCGTGCCGATCTCGCCGTCGGCAATCCCACCCACGCCGCGGCGCTCGAAGCGCTGGTCGGGCCGCTGCGCCTGCGCGCTCTCGCCCCCACCGTCGTGGCCGTGTCCGGGGCGGAGGCCCCGCTCACGGTGCAGCGCTCCGACCCGGAGACCGCCGAGATCGCCGTGCCGGCCGGGCACGGGCGCGAGGTGCCGCTCGCGCTCGACCCCGGCGACGAGCTCGAGCTGGGTCCGGCCGTCCGGGGTCTGCGGTTGGTCCTCGCGGTGCGCGGCGGGATCCGCGGGGTGCGACGCAGCCCGCGGGACGACGGGACGGAGACTCCCGGCGGTTCCCCGGAGGCGGAGGGATCGTCCGACGCCCCCGTGCTCGGATCGCTGTCCCGCGACACCCTGTCGGGCCTGGGCCCGGCGCCGCTGCGAGCCGGGGACGTGCTGCTGGTGGGCGAGGAGCACGGCTTGGACGCCGTCCCCGCGACCTATGCCCCGGTCCACGACGACCCGCCCGAGGAGGACGAGGGCGACGCGTCTGCACCGGCACCGCTCGAGATCCCCGTCCACGCCGGCCCGCGCGACCAGCTGCTGGGCCGGGCCGCGATGGAGGCCCTGCTCGGCGCGGACTGGACGGTGCGCTCGGATTCCGACCGGGTCGGGGTGCGTCTGGACGGGCCTGCCCTGCCTGTGCCCGAGGGTGCCGGGGCGCTGCCCAGTGAGGCGATGGTGCCCGGCGCGATCCAGGTCCCGCCGTCGGGCCTGCCCGTGGTGTTCGGCTCCGACCACCCCACCACCGGCGGGTATCCCGTCATCGGTGTCGTCGCCCACCCGAGCCTCGACCTGCTCGCGCAGGCCGCCCCCGGGTCGACGGTCCGGTTCGACCTGGTCGACGGATCCTCGGACTGA
- a CDS encoding NUDIX domain-containing protein, whose translation MPRLLPDPVYFATLPTVISSSAVILRDEQGRFVVEDPNYRDHWLLPGGGVDPGEDPRQCAQREVAEELGLDLEIGRLLAIDWMPSSAVRSAPMGVHFVFDAGMIPRAELEARIVPQAAELDGWALIDEADAEILSPWGGARARRALAVLRGEAEPDLTAHARR comes from the coding sequence ATGCCCCGACTGCTGCCGGACCCTGTCTACTTCGCGACCCTGCCTACGGTGATCAGCTCCAGCGCGGTCATCCTGCGTGATGAGCAGGGTCGCTTCGTGGTCGAGGACCCGAACTATCGCGACCACTGGCTGCTTCCCGGAGGCGGGGTCGACCCCGGGGAGGATCCCCGGCAGTGCGCACAGCGGGAGGTCGCCGAGGAGCTCGGGCTCGACCTCGAGATCGGGCGCCTGCTGGCGATCGACTGGATGCCCTCCAGCGCGGTGCGCAGCGCCCCGATGGGCGTGCACTTCGTGTTCGACGCCGGGATGATCCCGCGCGCCGAGCTCGAGGCGCGGATCGTCCCGCAGGCCGCGGAGCTGGACGGCTGGGCACTGATCGACGAGGCCGACGCCGAGATCCTCTCCCCGTGGGGCGGTGCACGGGCTCGGCGCGCGCTCGCGGTGCTGCGCGGCGAGGCGGAGCCTGACCTCACCGCCCACGCCCGCCGCTGA
- a CDS encoding MFS transporter gives MNPTASPAGSPDSSTTTAHTLTRSQRLDRLPFTRKHGKLLGASGIGWALDAMDVGLISFVIAALSVHWGISKGDGSLIASAGFAGMAIGASVGGLLADRIGRRSVFALTLLVYGLATGASALAMGVGALIVLRFVVGLGLGAELPVASTLMSEFAPARIRGRVIVWLEAFWALGWILAAVIGTFVAASGPTGWRWALAVGLVPAAYSLVIRLGMPESVRYLERAGRHQQAETVVRDFELSAGVTVPGGEFAGTAATGSESAGPASDASAPVDPAAVGTVPAADDVRTDGGIWSRALRRRTLGLWAVWFCINLAYYGAFIWIPTLLVDRGFTLTQSFAFTLIITLAQIPGYATAAWLIEILGRRWTLTLFLGGSALAATGYGLADSETMILAAGCLLSFFNLGAWGALYAIGPELYPTAVRGTGTGAAAAFGRLASMLAPFLVPILVATGGQALAFGAFAIAFALAAAAAFTLPEQRGRALAE, from the coding sequence ATGAACCCCACCGCCTCGCCTGCTGGGTCCCCCGACTCATCGACCACCACCGCGCACACGCTGACCCGGTCCCAGCGCCTCGACCGCCTGCCGTTCACCCGCAAGCACGGGAAGCTGCTGGGCGCCTCGGGCATCGGGTGGGCGCTGGATGCCATGGACGTCGGACTGATCTCCTTCGTCATCGCCGCGCTCAGCGTGCACTGGGGCATCTCGAAGGGTGACGGGTCGCTGATCGCCTCGGCCGGCTTCGCGGGCATGGCGATCGGTGCGAGCGTGGGCGGGCTGCTGGCCGACCGGATCGGTCGCCGCAGCGTCTTCGCCCTCACCCTGCTGGTGTACGGCCTGGCCACGGGCGCCTCGGCGCTGGCCATGGGCGTGGGGGCGCTGATCGTGCTGCGGTTCGTGGTGGGGCTCGGCCTGGGGGCGGAGCTGCCGGTGGCCTCCACCCTCATGAGCGAGTTCGCCCCCGCCCGGATCCGCGGACGCGTGATCGTCTGGCTCGAGGCGTTCTGGGCGCTGGGCTGGATCCTCGCCGCGGTGATCGGCACCTTCGTCGCCGCCTCGGGGCCGACGGGCTGGCGCTGGGCACTCGCCGTCGGCCTCGTCCCCGCCGCGTACTCGCTGGTCATCCGGCTGGGGATGCCGGAGTCCGTGCGGTATCTCGAACGGGCCGGCCGACATCAGCAGGCCGAGACGGTGGTGCGCGACTTCGAGCTCAGCGCGGGCGTGACCGTCCCGGGCGGTGAGTTCGCAGGAACCGCGGCCACCGGCAGCGAGTCCGCGGGGCCCGCCTCCGACGCCTCGGCTCCCGTCGACCCCGCTGCCGTCGGGACGGTGCCCGCAGCGGACGACGTGCGGACCGACGGCGGCATCTGGTCGCGGGCGTTGCGCCGGCGGACCCTGGGGCTGTGGGCCGTGTGGTTCTGCATCAACCTGGCCTATTACGGGGCCTTCATCTGGATCCCGACGTTGCTGGTGGACCGCGGGTTCACTCTCACCCAGTCCTTCGCCTTCACGCTGATCATCACGCTCGCGCAGATCCCCGGCTACGCCACCGCGGCGTGGCTGATCGAGATCCTGGGCCGCCGCTGGACCCTGACCCTCTTCCTGGGCGGGTCCGCGCTCGCCGCCACCGGGTACGGCCTGGCCGACAGCGAGACCATGATCCTGGCCGCCGGCTGCCTGCTGAGCTTCTTCAACCTCGGCGCCTGGGGCGCCCTGTACGCGATCGGGCCCGAGCTGTATCCGACCGCGGTGCGCGGCACCGGCACCGGTGCGGCCGCCGCCTTCGGTCGCCTCGCCTCCATGCTCGCGCCGTTCCTGGTGCCGATCCTGGTGGCCACAGGTGGCCAGGCGCTGGCCTTCGGGGCTTTCGCGATCGCCTTCGCCCTCGCCGCAGCGGCCGCCTTCACCCTCCCCGAGCAGCGCGGCCGCGCCCTGGCGGAGTAG
- a CDS encoding ribose-5-phosphate isomerase — protein sequence MGWKIVTGSDNAGFGHKSALKELLESDSRVDEVIDVGVTGREDGTYYPNVAVEAAEKIAAGDADRALLICGTGLGVAIAANKVSGVRAVTADDLYSVQRSVLSNNAQVLCMGERVVGLELAKELVKVWLDLEFDPNSSSADKVDAICAYDGSLDKS from the coding sequence ATGGGCTGGAAGATCGTCACCGGATCGGACAACGCCGGATTCGGACACAAGAGCGCGCTGAAGGAACTGCTGGAGTCCGACTCCCGCGTCGACGAGGTCATCGACGTCGGCGTGACCGGCCGCGAGGACGGCACCTACTACCCGAACGTGGCCGTCGAGGCCGCGGAGAAGATCGCCGCCGGCGACGCGGACCGCGCACTGCTGATCTGCGGCACCGGCCTGGGCGTCGCGATCGCGGCCAACAAGGTCTCCGGGGTCCGCGCCGTGACCGCGGACGACCTCTACTCCGTGCAGCGCTCCGTGCTCTCCAACAACGCGCAGGTGCTGTGCATGGGCGAGCGCGTGGTCGGCCTCGAGCTGGCCAAGGAGCTCGTGAAGGTGTGGCTCGACCTCGAGTTCGACCCGAACTCCTCCTCGGCCGACAAGGTCGATGCGATCTGCGCCTACGACGGGTCGCTCGACAAGTCCTGA
- a CDS encoding dihydroxyacetone kinase family protein → MTYLFDDPKSFPADAVEGLVAAHPEELLQVHGGVVRKDATPTGQPALVVGGGSGHYPAFAGWVGPGFAHGAPCGNIFSSPSADQVYSVARNAENGGGVILGFGNYAGDVLHFGVAAEKLRAEGIDVRIVAVSDDVASGEKGQHRDRRGIAGDLPVFKIAGAAIQSGADLEEAERLAWKANDATRSLGVAFDGCTLPGAEDALFHVPEGTMAIGLGIHGEPGIDEKPMPSAEELAKILVDGVLKETPELDSTRAAVVLNGLGTVKYEEMFVVWKHVAALLAEAGLTVVRPEVGEHVTSLDMAGLSLTVMRLDDELEQHWLAPADTPAFRRGGSVQGDLGTTRGEVYAPGEDPIPEASEDSRAGAARITELLGEIESLLEELEPELGRMDAIAGDGDHGQGMVLGIRAAHSTAQRAAEAGAGARTVLVQAGASWSAEAGGTSGALWGAALTSVGSAFSDQEKVTDEQVVTALVQAVEAIERLGGAKPGDKTMVCAAVPFRESLAGADGAAGEAIVTAAEKASAAAEATADIVAHKGRARNHGDKSVGTPDPGAISFSKIVTLLGRQLSA, encoded by the coding sequence ATGACCTACCTGTTCGATGATCCGAAGTCCTTCCCCGCCGACGCCGTGGAGGGCCTCGTGGCCGCCCACCCCGAGGAGCTGCTGCAGGTCCACGGCGGGGTCGTGCGCAAGGACGCCACGCCGACGGGGCAGCCGGCGCTCGTGGTCGGCGGCGGCTCCGGCCACTACCCGGCCTTCGCCGGCTGGGTCGGCCCCGGCTTCGCCCACGGCGCGCCGTGCGGCAACATCTTCTCCTCCCCGTCGGCCGACCAGGTCTACTCGGTCGCCCGCAACGCGGAGAACGGCGGCGGCGTGATCCTCGGCTTCGGGAACTACGCCGGGGACGTCCTGCACTTCGGGGTCGCCGCCGAGAAGCTGCGCGCCGAGGGCATCGACGTGCGCATCGTCGCGGTCAGCGACGACGTGGCCTCCGGGGAGAAGGGCCAGCACCGTGACCGGCGCGGTATCGCCGGTGACCTGCCGGTGTTCAAGATCGCCGGCGCCGCCATCCAGTCCGGCGCCGACCTCGAGGAGGCCGAGCGCCTGGCCTGGAAGGCCAACGACGCCACCCGCTCGCTCGGGGTCGCCTTCGACGGCTGCACGCTGCCCGGGGCCGAGGACGCCCTGTTCCACGTCCCCGAGGGGACGATGGCGATCGGCCTGGGCATCCACGGAGAGCCGGGCATCGACGAGAAGCCCATGCCCTCGGCCGAGGAGCTCGCGAAGATCCTGGTCGACGGGGTCCTGAAGGAGACGCCGGAGCTCGACTCGACGCGAGCGGCGGTGGTGCTCAACGGCCTCGGCACCGTGAAGTACGAGGAGATGTTCGTCGTGTGGAAGCACGTCGCGGCGCTCCTGGCCGAGGCGGGGCTCACCGTGGTGCGTCCTGAGGTGGGCGAGCACGTGACCAGCCTCGACATGGCGGGTCTGTCGCTGACGGTGATGCGTCTGGACGACGAGCTCGAGCAGCACTGGCTGGCCCCGGCCGACACCCCGGCCTTCCGCCGTGGCGGCAGCGTCCAGGGTGATCTCGGCACGACCCGCGGCGAGGTGTACGCCCCGGGCGAGGACCCGATCCCCGAGGCCTCCGAGGACTCCCGCGCCGGCGCCGCCCGCATCACCGAGCTCCTCGGTGAGATCGAGTCGCTGCTCGAGGAGCTCGAGCCCGAGCTGGGCCGGATGGACGCCATCGCCGGCGACGGTGACCACGGCCAGGGCATGGTGCTCGGCATCCGCGCGGCGCACTCCACCGCGCAGCGCGCCGCCGAGGCCGGTGCCGGGGCACGCACCGTGCTCGTGCAGGCCGGGGCGTCCTGGTCCGCCGAGGCCGGCGGCACCTCCGGAGCCCTCTGGGGCGCAGCGCTGACCAGCGTGGGCAGTGCCTTCTCCGATCAGGAGAAGGTCACCGACGAACAGGTCGTCACGGCCCTCGTCCAGGCCGTCGAGGCCATCGAGCGGCTGGGCGGAGCGAAGCCGGGCGACAAGACCATGGTCTGCGCCGCGGTGCCCTTCCGGGAGAGCCTGGCCGGGGCGGACGGCGCTGCCGGCGAGGCCATCGTCACCGCCGCGGAGAAGGCGAGCGCGGCCGCCGAGGCCACGGCCGATATCGTGGCCCACAAGGGCCGCGCCCGTAACCACGGCGACAAGTCCGTGGGCACGCCCGACCCGGGGGCGATCTCCTTCTCGAAGATCGTCACCCTGCTCGGCCGGCAGCTGTCCGCCTGA